The Ananas comosus cultivar F153 linkage group 20, ASM154086v1, whole genome shotgun sequence region GTACAGCAACCAACAGTGTCCGCCTCATCATCATCCTGCAGAGAAACAACCCATAACGTCCATTAACAACTTGCTAAAAACTTTTAAGTTGAAATGTTGAATATACATATCCATGGAAAATTATCTACTGCCATACATACCCAcgttaaatctttttttttttatgtatgcCCGTGAAAAGCTTTTTCTTAAGTATGTTCCCTTGTTCTTACAAAGAACACTCCATATTTCAGATACAATTAATGGCAAATGCAAATCTACTTTGCCTTTGAATTGGCTAGCTCCCCAACTTATGGCAAGGCTAGTTTCGTAAGAATGCACTTTTAAGGGATATATCTGACGGTTCACATTTTTGGAGGTATTACTTTAACAGTAAAACAACTGGTTTGTATTGCGTTGTCAGATATCTCAGCATGGATAGAATTGTCCATCGAGTCATTTGAAAGAAGCAAACATACAAGAGACTGACAAATGACACGAGAATAAGATAGACATTACAATTAAGCAGAATCAAAGGCACAGTGAATATACAACCTTTTCGTTCCCCGCCCTAAGGGCAAGCTTATCAATAAGGTAAGTCGCCACCGCTATCTGCCTCTTTGTTGCATCTCTGCTGGTAAAATCCCTTGTATAATTTTCACGAATAGTATGTATGTAGTCCTGCAGAACGAGTAGTAGAAAAAAAGAACCAAATTACAACAGTTAAACAAAAGTCGAGCAAAGTTTTATTACTGCAGTTAATTACCTTCAATAGCCTAGCCTTCTCATATTTCTCTTTGTCACTTTGCCCTTTCAATGAGCTGCTCGCAGCCAAAAACACATACTTGAACTCCCTTGAATTTATTGGATCAGGCCAGAATGCTAGCCATGTGACAGTATTGTCGTGTTTTATTTCTTTCCACCTGCAAAAATATGACCAAAGCTAAGCTCATAGTTCCTCTATTTCTTAGCTTCCAAAGAAACTTCTCTACTCCACAAAATGCACGCTTCCATGAACCAGGTCGTGATTGACAGAGTCTGAATCTTCTGTTGTGGAGCAAAGGCCAAAATAAGTTCTCGATcgccaaaagcagaagctccaatttgcaTCTTCTGTTTTTGTTGCAATCAGAAGCTGGTGGATTTTTTCATTTGTGCTTCTTCAAACAGCTCATCTTATATAGGACTTATATTGAAGCTCCAGCATGGCCAAATAGGCCAACAGCTATATATTGTAGATTTTTACCAACTTCCATTTTAATTATACAGTACCTTTCACCAAGTATGGGACACTCTGGAATTGGAGCATCTTTTCCAATATTTATTGTGATATCACTTGGCCGAATTCGTCGCTTCAGTTTTCCCATCTACCATTTGATTTaagccaaaagaaaacaaaagtcaGAAAAAGTACAATAGCtaggaggattttttttttttaatatcctcACAGCCAtctgttaaaatatatatattgaatttccATATAGACAACTGGAAAGTGCAGTTTCttaggaaaagaaaatgatCTTAAGCTGGCGAGTTATTGATTTCATGGGGAGTTTTTAAGGAgggaaattttcaaaaatagaaGGGCATATATGTAAGAAGTTTGTAAGGGaagatatgaaaattcagatttcgcAGGGATACGTATGTATCTATACAAATGGATCATGTTGTAGGGGTATATATGTGAAAATCTCCAaatgattaaataaaatattattaatctcCCATATTAGACTTGTTATCACAAATTAATAAGTACTGTATTTCAAACCTTCGGATGCTCTCCACGGCCTCGGAATAACCCAGGCGGTTCGACTCGGAAATTGCCAACCTGCAAAGGGTGTAATGAGTCTGTTTTCAGCATAATACATCGTGGAAATTTCACTAATCTATACTAATTATCCAAGATGAAAATGAAACCAATACAATCTAGAATAAGTTAGACTATAACACGGACTATGAGTAACATTAAACTAAATTCAAGCAAAAAGGTAAAAGAAGCCTGAATAAAGTTAATTCAAAGTAACCTTCTCTTTGACGCCATCAACAATAGCCCACATGtacttctcctctttcttcagTTTCTCCTCCTTTAAGGCCTTCTTCTCCTAtatgcaaaataaaattatagattccAAATAAGTGTTGATTTGACATAACTGTTGCACACCATGTCAGGAAAAATAAAGAGCAGGTAGCAaggaaaagtcaaaaaaaaaaaaaaaaaaaaaaaaaaaactaaatatgagCTCGTACTCTAACAATCATTTAAAACATAAGTAACAGCAAGAGATAGAGACTTCATGGACAGAGATGAGTATTTTCAGAAATTCTCAGCCAAACTACTGGACATCAAATTGAGTGCATGGTGTTAATGATAGATACTACGATTTGTCACCAGGAACTTAATGTCAAGACATTTGGGTTGCTTCATTTGCAATTTGCTGGCATAACAAGAATGAACTATAGCTCCTTCCCCAaacaatgaaaagaaaaggagcTGGTGAAATAACCACAATAACAGCTAAAAAGTACATTGATGATTAACCAACAAAAGAGTTGAAAATGAGCCGCCATATTGTTCTTGCCACTGACTTATCAGTGTATCTGTACTTTAAGTTCTACAACTTTCATCATCAACCACTAGCGGTATAGTTAACATGACCAAAAATAAGAAGTTTCGGACATGTAACCACATAAACCTCAATAATAGATCAAGGTTGTGGTTGACGTATTGTGACTTACCTCTGAACTCATctgtttcttcttctccttctcccggAGATGCCATTCATAGATTGGGGTGAAATCACAAAGCTCAAATTTCTTAATAACATGATTTTTACCCAGAATTTGTCTCCAGTCATTCCAAAAGTTCTCTATAAATTTTGGCTTGGTGGCGTAATCGGTGTCTTTCATTACAGCAAACATTGTTGCAACCTGCAAAAGAAAAGTGCAGTTGAGAAGAGTTTTTCAAGATATATCTCTttctagaagaaaaaaatatcctgtttgcCCCGACTTCCTAGCATATTTTCACTACTACAAAAAGTAGAAGCTAAGAGGCCAAGCATTTAGCTAACAAATAGATCGTAGCCTTTGCTGCTATGGGAAGCTAAAACTTGAGCTTCTAAGATCCAACATacagaagctccaatttgaagcttctgcctCCGTACAACCGTAAGTTGTAGGGGAGATTTTGATGAAAAGTTAGCAGTACATCTTTGAACAGCTCAGCACTTCAACATAAAACTCCATTGGCCATACAGGTTCTACAGAACAAAAGATCAAAAGAAAGAGCATCATCCatcaagaaacaaaagaaagaaaagtgaaGGTTCGAATGTATTCAAAAACCCCTTAACTATAGGTCATTTTGAAAAAAGACCCagtttcttttgttttgatttgagttatttctATCAATTCATTTGGCAATCCCATAAAAATTAATGGCTCCATTAGCTATCAACCATTACTTGTTAACGCTATAAGCAATTCCATCAGTTGAAAAGCAGGTCaagccattaaatttataaaaatggccattaaaattaataagatcgTCAATTCAACTaacaaaaatatctcaaatcaaAAGTAGTAATACTTGAGGGGATCTCtattcaaaaagtaaaaaagttaaGTTCGGAGATCTATTTACAAATGGCCGGACCTAAAGCAACACAGAGAGAACTGCAAAACTCACCTCTTCTTGTTCCGGAGTTAAATCAACAGGCTGTCCATTGTAGAGCATTTTGACCCCATGAGGCGCATACGGAGGAGGAAAAATAACCCCATTGTGCTCCAAAGTAGTCCATTTCTTTCCTCCACCAGAGCCAGGTGGGACCTTTAACCTCTTCGAGAATTGagaatttttaaatgatttcttcattttcttccaaTCTTTTTTGAAAGATGAGGTCGGTTTCTTTATTATCTTATTAGAAGATGGTTTTCTTTCGGAAGATTGAGAATTTTTCAGCCTTTGAGAAAGTGGtatgtcatcatcatcatcctctgtTTTTAATTCCTCTTTCACTGAGCCTTCATCCTTGACCTTTACAGACGCtgaagaattaaaaatttttggcTTCTTTATTGAAGGACCAATCGAACTATTAGAGTCGCCAAGTGGGCGCTTGTTTAGGCCTTTTGTGAACCCTAGATCACTACTACTTTCCTTCTTTATGGAAGCATTTGGTGCAACCTTAGAAGCTGAAGTGGATTTCAAAGGAAGTCTAGAAAGAAGAGGTTTATCATCTTCTGAATCATCAGAATACTCTTTCTTGCTACCTTTCTCTGTAACAGCTGGTAAAGATTTGGAACTCAATGGTCTATTATCATCAGAATCATATGAAAATTCACTTTTACTGTCCAGAATTGCTCTTTCCACAAGCATGGAATTGCTTTTTTGCGACGCTGCCGAAGCTGAATTAAGTCTATAAGTTAATGGTTTATCATCATCCGAATCATCTGTATTTTCAGCTTCAGAATGAGGCCTTTGTAGATGTGTGCTCTTTACATTACTAACAGGTACCGAAGCTCTAGAAACTAAGCTTGTTGACCTAGGGTTTTGGTTAGATATTTTCACAGCAGAAATCGCCTTATTCTTTTGCGAGTTTGAATTCTCGCCATTAGAAGAATGTTTATTAGAAGTAGTCCTTCCCAAAGAGGAATTATAGTGGTTCTGAGAAGCGGGCTTCTTCAAAGAAGAGTTTATCTGACCATTTTTAGATGAGCTTGGCCTTTTAAAAATAGCAGgcccatcttcatcttcatcgtTGTCATAAGGAACCGGACTGATACAACCATTAACAGCCATTATTTTTCCCCGCTGtcattaaaaaattcaaaaaataattcaaattccaCACGCAAAGACGATGAAATTAGTTAAAATTGAGATGAAATGCAACACAAATGAGAATGTTACTTTCAAGAAATTCATTCTAAAATGAAAAACTGCAACTAAGACAAAAGTCTGAGtatatttaattagataaacTAAAATAATTCACCGCTCAAAGCGCATGGCATTTTAGAAGGGAGAAAGAGTCTTTTAGGCATGGAAGTGGAGATTATCCAAGATGGTTCAGCTACCATTAAACGCATAAGTTTACTAGTCATGGAATGAGAATTGCAACATGATCGTATGCACGGTACTCCATATTCGAAAGTTTGAACTAGAAGCTCATCGATCACAACAAAATTGAACTATAAAAGTTGATATCTTTGAATTGAAGAACCCAAATAAACAGTTATACATAAGAAATTTTATCCTCTAGACAATATACTGATAAATTTACCATAAACAATTTCTTCCACTGTTCATCAGTTTGATTATAACCTACTAAAAAATGAGCAAAATGACATTTGTTATTTTTACTTGCTTGTAACATCATAGAACCCCATGCATTTGCAAATATAGAATTCTCTTCGAGTATAGCATAATTGTGGATATTCAGAGATGACTTATTATTCTCACTGGATTGTGCAGTGTAGTGTCTCATCTAATTCAATCATTAGAACTCCGAAACATGCTACAATACCACAAATTTATCGTTCATCAACCCCCATAAACAAACTATCACAATCCAATCAAACAATTCATCAATCTAGAACATAAATGCTATAGAAATCCCTACAATCAGCTGAACGAAATCCAAAAATTTAGGGCTGTAAAGAGAAAATTTAGATTGAAGCATCGAAAATTCAAAGAGAAGCCcaatcaaaccaaaaaaaatgatCAAGAAAACTCACGCGTTTGCGCAATCAACAACGTTAGAACTTAAGATCGGGAACAATTAGTGCAATCGAAGGGGGATTCGGATACGATTGACACAACATCGATCGAGATAAGAGTCATAGAGATAGAGACAGCGAGAGGAGGTGATTTCACCATCGATTGAGAGAGATTGAGAGCAAGAGACCTCACCGgaggctgctgctgcggcggcgacgacgcggcggagggagcggctgcggcggcggcggcggcggaggcggaggcggcgaggCGAAGTGGGggtagagagagggagggagataaAAATTTAGGCTCCTCAAtttcgccttttttttttaataatggatttttttttctattttattttgtgtgtgttgtatatatatatatatatataataataatgactCTTTGCGGATTACGTACGGGATAACCCAAAAAGCAAATTAGGTTTGGGCGGGTCGTAAACGGGTCGGATGTGAACCCGATAACCCAAAAGGCAAATTAGGTTGGGCGGGTCGTAAATGGGTCGGATGTGAACCCGATATGGAGTTGTTCTCTaccatagatttttttttttttttttgggcgggggtaaacttcaaattgccctCTTTGTGATTCAAAATTTACACTTTAGACCTctttctttacaaaaaaattaatccgaataaatatccattccgtccggattcaacttccaatccggtctcctaggccggattggaaaaataGGTGATTGggggtagggatgtcaatggctatgaatatccgaaattttatccgaactcgaatccgaatgaaatggatatatccgatggatataaaaaatagaaatccgacggatatggattcagatatgtattttgattgtacccgaccgaaccgaacccgaatttattttgtattatataatatattatatatatatataatatatatatatataatatatataatatatataatatatatatatatatatataaaaatttgatgttatattgaatttgtattttaaattttagatttatatataattttgaaatattgaaaaaagaaataattgtttcgggttcaaattttcggattcgggttcggttcgggtttcgatttttggtcggttcgggtttggatatagatttttaaaatccgtcgggttcgaaTTCCGGATCTAATTaagtctcgggtttggagtcggattCAGGTTTGGGTtattaaaaatccgccccgaattcgacccattgacatctctaattggagattcccattccacttgAAAATCAAAATCGGAATAGAACTCCCGCATGTCAAACACCCACAAATGAATTcacctattccgattccgatttcatggtaaaaaaaaacaaaccaaaCACGCTCTAAAACTATTTTATCATTACTGTTTAAAACagttaggccccgtttggatacctctaaaaacgtagcatagttaaactatgctacgctggtaggaaaataatcctatgaagcgttttgaagaaaaaaaaatgacgtaatttttggagtatagtt contains the following coding sequences:
- the LOC109725642 gene encoding DNA topoisomerase 1 alpha-like isoform X2, translated to MAVNGCISPVPYDNDEDEDGPAIFKRPSSSKNGQINSSLKKPASQNHYNSSLGRTTSNKHSSNGENSNSQKNKAISAVKISNQNPRSTSLVSRASVPVSNVKSTHLQRPHSEAENTDDSDDDKPLTYRLNSASAASQKSNSMLVERAILDSKSEFSYDSDDNRPLSSKSLPAVTEKGSKKEYSDDSEDDKPLLSRLPLKSTSASKVAPNASIKKESSSDLGFTKGLNKRPLGDSNSSIGPSIKKPKIFNSSASVKVKDEGSVKEELKTEDDDDDIPLSQRLKNSQSSERKPSSNKIIKKPTSSFKKDWKKMKKSFKNSQFSKRLKVPPGSGGGKKWTTLEHNGVIFPPPYAPHGVKMLYNGQPVDLTPEQEEVATMFAVMKDTDYATKPKFIENFWNDWRQILGKNHVIKKFELCDFTPIYEWHLREKEKKKQMSSEEKKALKEEKLKKEEKYMWAIVDGVKEKVGNFRVEPPGLFRGRGEHPKMGKLKRRIRPSDITINIGKDAPIPECPILGERWKEIKHDNTVTWLAFWPDPINSREFKYVFLAASSSLKGQSDKEKYEKARLLKDYIHTIRENYTRDFTSRDATKRQIAVATYLIDKLALRAGNEKDDDEADTVGCCTLKVENVVCVPPNKLQFDFLGKDSIRYFNTVEVELPVYKAIEEFRTAKKSDGKRKSIGDDLFDLLDTSKLNAHLKELMPGLTAKVFRTYNASITLDNILKLWLVMAVEQRNQGRHSPRKDRCLSACKQRGSYNMQPSAQRLKVP
- the LOC109725642 gene encoding DNA topoisomerase 1 alpha-like isoform X1, encoding MAVNGCISPVPYDNDEDEDGPAIFKRPSSSKNGQINSSLKKPASQNHYNSSLGRTTSNKHSSNGENSNSQKNKAISAVKISNQNPRSTSLVSRASVPVSNVKSTHLQRPHSEAENTDDSDDDKPLTYRLNSASAASQKSNSMLVERAILDSKSEFSYDSDDNRPLSSKSLPAVTEKGSKKEYSDDSEDDKPLLSRLPLKSTSASKVAPNASIKKESSSDLGFTKGLNKRPLGDSNSSIGPSIKKPKIFNSSASVKVKDEGSVKEELKTEDDDDDIPLSQRLKNSQSSERKPSSNKIIKKPTSSFKKDWKKMKKSFKNSQFSKRLKVPPGSGGGKKWTTLEHNGVIFPPPYAPHGVKMLYNGQPVDLTPEQEEVATMFAVMKDTDYATKPKFIENFWNDWRQILGKNHVIKKFELCDFTPIYEWHLREKEKKKQMSSEEKKALKEEKLKKEEKYMWAIVDGVKEKVGNFRVEPPGLFRGRGEHPKMGKLKRRIRPSDITINIGKDAPIPECPILGERWKEIKHDNTVTWLAFWPDPINSREFKYVFLAASSSLKGQSDKEKYEKARLLKDYIHTIRENYTRDFTSRDATKRQIAVATYLIDKLALRAGNEKDDDEADTVGCCTLKVENVVCVPPNKLQFDFLGKDSIRYFNTVEVELPVYKAIEEFRTAKKSDGKRKSIGDDLFDLLDTSKLNAHLKELMPGLTAKVFRTYNASITLDNILNKETKEGTLPEKIAVYQHANKEVAIICNHQRSVSKSHESQMSKLNEKINDLKALREELKVDLSRARKGKPPLKDKEGTPKKNLSPDAIEKKLSQTEVKIEKMEIDKKIKEDLKTVALGTSKINYLDPRISVAWCKRHEVPIEKIFNKSLLAKFAWAMDVDPGYRF